One window of Ralstonia pickettii DTP0602 genomic DNA carries:
- a CDS encoding hypothetical protein (K01190: lacZ; beta-galactosidase [EC:3.2.1.23]) — translation MSVAVLAGCAGAPRGQEDAIALKSVRGYHIGGERKTLSGLPVKEIRTNPQAPIRKSDPNGDYQVGQLYVQQFTLASPRAKVPLLLWHGGGLSGVTWETTPDGRSGWHEYFMQAGYDTFVSDAVERGRASWARYPEINPSEPEHRTIDQAWDIFRFGPAGGYSANVGKQKTYPGVQFPVAQIDQFTKQFVARWSSSDAWIQKAYDELVQRVCPCVIMGHSQAGQFVYTAAQHAPDKVKAVVLIEPVSAIDPAKEDPARVKHIPHLTVWGDYVSESALWTRSRNTVETYTNAIRNAGGTADTIDLPTLGIRGNSHMVMMDRNSDDVARLVRNWMVKQGLEN, via the coding sequence ATGTCGGTCGCGGTGCTTGCCGGTTGTGCAGGAGCGCCGCGTGGGCAGGAGGACGCCATCGCGCTCAAGAGCGTGCGCGGCTACCACATCGGCGGCGAACGCAAGACGCTGAGCGGCCTGCCGGTCAAGGAGATCCGTACCAATCCACAGGCGCCGATCCGCAAATCCGATCCGAATGGCGACTACCAAGTCGGGCAGTTATACGTGCAGCAGTTCACGCTCGCGTCGCCGCGCGCCAAGGTGCCGCTGCTGCTGTGGCACGGCGGTGGGCTCTCCGGCGTGACGTGGGAGACCACGCCCGACGGACGCTCCGGCTGGCACGAGTATTTCATGCAAGCGGGCTACGACACCTTCGTCTCCGATGCCGTGGAGCGTGGCCGTGCTTCGTGGGCGCGCTATCCGGAGATCAATCCCAGCGAACCCGAGCACCGCACCATCGACCAGGCCTGGGACATCTTCCGCTTCGGCCCTGCCGGTGGGTACTCGGCGAACGTCGGCAAGCAGAAAACCTACCCGGGTGTGCAGTTCCCGGTGGCGCAGATCGACCAGTTCACCAAGCAATTCGTCGCGCGCTGGAGCAGCAGCGATGCGTGGATCCAGAAAGCCTACGACGAGCTGGTGCAGCGGGTGTGCCCCTGCGTGATCATGGGCCATAGCCAGGCCGGCCAGTTCGTGTACACGGCGGCGCAGCATGCGCCGGACAAGGTCAAGGCAGTGGTGCTGATCGAACCGGTGTCCGCTATCGACCCAGCCAAGGAAGACCCGGCCCGCGTCAAGCACATCCCGCATCTGACCGTGTGGGGCGACTACGTGTCTGAGAGCGCACTGTGGACGCGGTCCCGCAACACGGTCGAGACATACACCAACGCCATCCGCAACGCAGGCGGCACGGCCGACACGATCGATCTGCCCACACT